The following proteins are co-located in the Anomalospiza imberbis isolate Cuckoo-Finch-1a 21T00152 chromosome 1, ASM3175350v1, whole genome shotgun sequence genome:
- the IDI1 gene encoding isopentenyl-diphosphate Delta-isomerase 1 isoform X1 yields the protein MWRALRRAGSAAPRSGPGVRGERRGPGARSASRTCATIRMPEVNTDHLDEQQVQLLAEMCILIDENDNKIGAETKKNCHLNENIDKGLLHRAFSVFLFNTENKLLLQQRSNAKITFPDCFTNTCCSHPLSHPQELEENDAIGVRRAAQRRLKAELGIPMEQVPPEEISYLTRIHYKAKSDGIWGEHEIDYILFVQKDVTLNPDPNEIQSYCYVTQKELKQLLDKAARNEVKITPWFKLIAETFLFKWWDNLNNLNKFVEHEKIHRM from the exons ATGTGGCGCGCGCTGCGCCGGGCCGGGAGCGCGGCCCCTCGGAGCGGCCCCGGCGTGAGGGGAGagcggcgggggccgggcgcACGGAGCGCGAG TAGAACGTGTGCTACCATCAGGATGCCTGAAGTAAACACAGATCACCTGGATGAGCAGCAGGTGCAGCTCTTGGCAGAGATGTGCATCCTTATCGATGAAAATGACAATAAGATTGGAGCAGAGACCAAGAAAAACTGTCACTTGAATGAAAACATTGACAAAG gTTTACTGCACCGAGCTTTCAGTGTTTTCTTATTTAATACCGAAAATaaactgctgctgcagcagaggtcaaatgcaaaaattacatttccag ATTGTTTTACCAACACTTGCTGCAGTCACCCTCTAAGCCATCCACAAGAACTGGAAGAAAATGATGCCATTGGTGTTCGGAGAGCAGCGCAGAGACGACTGAAAGCAGAACTGGGAATTCCCATGGAGCAG GTACCTCCAGAAGAAATCTCCTACCTGACACGAATTCACTACAAGGCCAAGTCTGATGGCATCTGGGGAGAACATGAGATAGACTATATCTTATTTGTGCAGAAGGATGTGACACTGAATCCTGACCCCAACGAGATCCAAAGCTACTGCTATGTGACACAGAAAGAACTGAAACAGCTCTTGGACAAAGCTGCCAGGAATGAAGTTAAGATTACTCCATGGTTCAAGCTGATAGCAGAGACCTTTCTTTTTAAGTGGTGGGATAACTTGAATAACTTGAACAAATTTGTTGAGCATGAAAAAATACACCGGATGTAA
- the IDI1 gene encoding isopentenyl-diphosphate Delta-isomerase 1 isoform X2 → MWRALRRAGSAAPRSGPGVRGERRGPGARSARTCATIRMPEVNTDHLDEQQVQLLAEMCILIDENDNKIGAETKKNCHLNENIDKGLLHRAFSVFLFNTENKLLLQQRSNAKITFPDCFTNTCCSHPLSHPQELEENDAIGVRRAAQRRLKAELGIPMEQVPPEEISYLTRIHYKAKSDGIWGEHEIDYILFVQKDVTLNPDPNEIQSYCYVTQKELKQLLDKAARNEVKITPWFKLIAETFLFKWWDNLNNLNKFVEHEKIHRM, encoded by the exons ATGTGGCGCGCGCTGCGCCGGGCCGGGAGCGCGGCCCCTCGGAGCGGCCCCGGCGTGAGGGGAGagcggcgggggccgggcgcACGGAGCGCGAG AACGTGTGCTACCATCAGGATGCCTGAAGTAAACACAGATCACCTGGATGAGCAGCAGGTGCAGCTCTTGGCAGAGATGTGCATCCTTATCGATGAAAATGACAATAAGATTGGAGCAGAGACCAAGAAAAACTGTCACTTGAATGAAAACATTGACAAAG gTTTACTGCACCGAGCTTTCAGTGTTTTCTTATTTAATACCGAAAATaaactgctgctgcagcagaggtcaaatgcaaaaattacatttccag ATTGTTTTACCAACACTTGCTGCAGTCACCCTCTAAGCCATCCACAAGAACTGGAAGAAAATGATGCCATTGGTGTTCGGAGAGCAGCGCAGAGACGACTGAAAGCAGAACTGGGAATTCCCATGGAGCAG GTACCTCCAGAAGAAATCTCCTACCTGACACGAATTCACTACAAGGCCAAGTCTGATGGCATCTGGGGAGAACATGAGATAGACTATATCTTATTTGTGCAGAAGGATGTGACACTGAATCCTGACCCCAACGAGATCCAAAGCTACTGCTATGTGACACAGAAAGAACTGAAACAGCTCTTGGACAAAGCTGCCAGGAATGAAGTTAAGATTACTCCATGGTTCAAGCTGATAGCAGAGACCTTTCTTTTTAAGTGGTGGGATAACTTGAATAACTTGAACAAATTTGTTGAGCATGAAAAAATACACCGGATGTAA
- the GTPBP4 gene encoding GTP-binding protein 4 codes for MALYNFKKITVVPSAKDFIDLTLSKTQRKTPTVIHKHYQIHRIRHFYMRKVKYTQQNYHDRLTQILTDFPKLDDIHPFYADLMNVLYDKDHYKLALGQINIAKNLIDNVAKDYVRLMKYGDSLYRCKQLKRAALGRMCTIIKRQKQSLEYLEQVRQHLSRLPTIDPNTRTLLLCGYPNVGKSSFINKVTRADVEVQPYAFTTKSLFVGHMDYKYLRWQVVDTPGILDHPLEDRNTIEMQAITALAHLRAAVLYVMDVSEQCGHSLEEQVELFRNIKPLFANKPLIIVANKCDVKRISELPEEELPEESQKIFEAFEAEGFSVIETSTLTEEGVIQVKTEACDRLLAHRVDTKMRGNKVNEVLNRLHLAMPNKRDNKERLPFIPEGVVARKKRMEVDTPKRKLERDIELEMGDDYILDLQKYWDLMNSSEKYDKIPEIWEGHNILDYIDPDIMRKLEELEKEEELREAAGEYDSEPESEDEEMMEIRQLARKIREKKKLKILQSKEKDVHGPRMPRTAKKVQRKVLEKEMTDLGLDMTNKDDAHYVRRSRSTTRKRKRDESETPKSVSRSRSCSRTPRDVSGLRDEKMVKKVKIMAKKAQKKMNRLGRKGEADRHIFNLRPRHLLTGKRKSGKTQRR; via the exons atGGCGCTCTACAACTTCAAGAAGATCACGGTGGTTCCGTCTGCCAAG GACTTCATAGATTTGACATTGTCAAAGACTCAGCGAAAGACCCCAACTGTCATTCATAAACATTATCAAATCCATCGGATTCGACATTTTTATATGCGAAAAGTCAAATATACTCAACAAAATTACCATGACAGACTCACTCAGATCTTAACAGACTTCCCGAAATTAGAT GATATTCATCCTTTTTACGCGGACCTGATGAATGTTCTGTATGACAAAGATCACTACAAGCTGGCTTTGGGGCAGATCAACATTGCCAAGAATCTGATTGACAA CGTGGCCAAGGACTACGTGCGGCTGATGAAGTACGGCGACTCTCTGTACCGCTGCAAGCAGCTCAAACGGGCGGCCCTGGGACGCATGTGCACCATCATCAAGAGACAGAAACAGAGCCTGGAGTATTTGGAGCAAG TACGACAGCATTTGTCTCGTTTGCCAACCATTGATCCCAATACACGAACTCTTCTGCTGTGTGGCTACCCAAATGTTGGAAAATCCAGCTTTATAAATAAG GTTACAAGAGCAGATGTAGAAGTGCAGCCTTATGCCTTTACCACTAAATCTCTCTTTGTGGGACATATGGATTATAAGTATCTACGTTGGCAG GTAGTAGACACTCCTGGTATTTTGGATCACCCCCTGGAGGACAGGAACACCATTGAGATGCAGGCTATCACTGCCCTGGCACATCTGCGTGCTGCTGTGCTCTACGTGATGGATGTGTCTGAGCAGTGTGGGCAtagcctggaggagcaggtggaGCTCTTCAGAAATATTAAGCCATTGTTTGCTAACAAG CCACTTATAATTGTTGCAAACAAATGCGATGTGAAGAGGATTTCAGAACTTCCTGAAGAAGAACTTCCTGAAGAGAGTCAG aaaatatttgaagcTTTTGAAGCAGAAGGATTTTCTGTAATAGAGACAAGTACACTGACTGAAGAAGGTGTCATCCAAGTTAAAACAGAG GCCTGTGACAGACTGTTGGCCCATCGTGTTGATACtaaaatgagaggaaacaaagtGAATGAAGTACTGAATAGATTACACTTGGCTATGCCAAACAAAAGAGATAACAAG GAGCGACTGCCTTTTATACCTGAAGGAGTAGTAGCTCGTAAGAAACGCATGGAAGTAGACACTCCCAAGAGGAAGTTG GAGAGAGATATTGAACTTGAAATGGGAGATGATTATATTTTGGATCTGCAGA AATACTGGGACTTAATGAATTCATCTGAGAAATATGATAAGATTCCAGAGATATGGGAAGGCCATAATATACTTGACTACATTGATCCTGATATAATGAGA AAACTGGAAGAATTGGAGAAAGAAGAAGagctgagagaagctgctggagAGTATGACAGTGAACCAGAAAGTGAAGATGAAGAAATGATGGAAATCAGACAACTGGCAAGGAAGATACgagaaaagaagaaactgaaaatcCTGCAGTCAAAGGAAAAAGATGTTCATGGTCCAAGAATGCCTAGAACAGCTAAAAAG GTCCAGAGAAAGGTGTTAGAGAAAGAAATGACTGATCTTGGACTTGACATGACTAATAAAGATGAT gCACATTACGTGAGGAGGTCGCGCAGCACCACGAGGAAACGTAAACGCGATGAGTCTGAAACGCCCAAGTCGGTGTCGCGCAGTCGCAGCTGCTCTCGCACACCACGGGATGTGTCTGGCCTTCGGGATGAAAAG atGGTGAAGAAGGTTAAGATCATGGCAAAGAAAGCTCAAAAGAAAATGAATCGCCTGGGCAGGAAAGGAGAGGCAGACAGGCACATATTTAACTTGAGGCCAAGACATCTGCTGACTGGGAAGAGAAAATCTGGTAAAACACAGAGAAGATAA